One stretch of Pseudomonas fluorescens Q2-87 DNA includes these proteins:
- a CDS encoding O-antigen ligase family protein: MQATRWAQCWMAFGLLWFLLAIALAPTNKVYQQGLVAFVWLPAIIFAWPARQRLLELWRAQRLIYTALLALMAWALITLLWAEAAEPVREIKRLLYILVFLLFFPILANGQPDRVIRIMQWGGLGLALTALMAIVRFYGLANNPWDARVEGLGELSHPILGGYVIGLAAVWMLHWVPRHFGLRLLWVVALALLAVFVVASQSRGAALALLLSVLAMPIYCRDQRARIIAATALVLAMLTFWLLEPLVMARGASYRPEIFISSLHMIAERPWGGLGIAADYRITSHGLTFDHAHNLFSHVAIQFGLPGLLLWCVVWFAVLREAWRARDSLLGRGVLGMWVFSFLAMQFDAASLAGTPRAEWFISWLPIGLASVLTWARVNSDGCDKIPRSS; encoded by the coding sequence ATGCAGGCAACGCGTTGGGCACAATGTTGGATGGCCTTTGGCTTGTTATGGTTTTTGCTGGCAATAGCCCTGGCACCGACCAACAAAGTCTATCAACAAGGTTTGGTTGCCTTCGTCTGGCTGCCGGCGATCATCTTCGCCTGGCCGGCCCGTCAACGACTGCTGGAGTTGTGGCGCGCGCAGCGTTTGATTTATACGGCTTTGTTGGCGCTGATGGCCTGGGCATTGATCACGCTGCTCTGGGCCGAAGCCGCCGAACCTGTTCGCGAGATCAAGCGGCTGCTGTATATCCTGGTGTTCCTGTTGTTTTTCCCGATCCTTGCCAATGGCCAACCCGACCGAGTGATTCGCATCATGCAATGGGGTGGCCTGGGGCTGGCGCTGACTGCCTTGATGGCCATCGTCCGTTTCTACGGCTTGGCAAACAACCCATGGGATGCGCGCGTGGAAGGGCTGGGAGAGTTGTCCCATCCGATCCTCGGCGGTTACGTGATCGGTCTGGCGGCTGTCTGGATGCTGCACTGGGTGCCGCGCCATTTCGGCCTGCGACTGCTTTGGGTAGTCGCCCTGGCGCTGCTGGCGGTGTTCGTGGTGGCGAGCCAGAGTCGCGGCGCCGCACTGGCCCTGCTGCTCAGCGTATTGGCCATGCCGATCTACTGCCGGGACCAGCGTGCCCGCATAATCGCCGCCACGGCGCTGGTGCTGGCGATGCTGACCTTCTGGCTGCTCGAACCGCTGGTAATGGCTCGCGGCGCCTCCTATCGCCCCGAGATTTTCATATCGAGCCTGCACATGATCGCCGAGCGTCCATGGGGCGGCCTTGGAATCGCCGCGGACTACCGGATTACCAGCCACGGCCTGACGTTTGATCATGCTCACAATCTGTTCAGTCATGTTGCCATCCAATTCGGGTTGCCTGGGCTATTGCTGTGGTGCGTCGTCTGGTTCGCCGTGTTGCGCGAAGCCTGGCGGGCCCGGGACAGCCTGCTGGGCCGGGGCGTGCTCGGCATGTGGGTATTTTCGTTCCTGGCGATGCAATTCGATGCCGCCAGCCTGGCTGGAACCCCCCGCGCCGAGTGGTTCATCAGCTGGCTGCCGATTGGCCTGGCGAGCGTTTTGACCTGGGCGCGGGTCAATTCCGATGGCTGTGATAAAATTCCGCGTTCTTCCTAA
- a CDS encoding aldo/keto reductase, with protein MSQPTLHDLHRPLSPNGPWVSPLGLGTVKLGRDQGVKYPNGFRIPDDDEARMLLKLARDLGINLIDTAPAYGRSEERLGPLLRGQRQDWVIVSKVGEEFSNGESRHDFSAAHTRVSVERSLKRLETDYIDLVLVHSDGNDLAILNDSEVYPTLAALKREGKIGGFGFSGKTVEGGLRALEQGDCAMVTYNLNERSEKAVIDYAVEHGKAILVKKALASGHACLSPGVDPVRASFELLFEHPGVASAIVGTINPLHLAHNVATVAKVLRNN; from the coding sequence ATGAGCCAACCGACCCTGCACGACCTTCATCGTCCGCTGAGCCCTAACGGCCCGTGGGTCTCCCCACTCGGCCTGGGTACCGTCAAGCTCGGCCGCGACCAGGGTGTCAAATACCCCAACGGCTTCCGCATTCCCGATGACGATGAAGCGCGCATGCTGCTCAAGCTGGCGCGCGACCTGGGCATCAACCTGATCGACACCGCGCCGGCCTATGGCCGCAGCGAGGAGCGTCTTGGCCCGCTGCTGCGCGGCCAGCGCCAGGACTGGGTGATTGTCAGCAAGGTCGGGGAAGAGTTCAGCAACGGCGAGTCGCGTCACGATTTCAGCGCCGCTCATACCCGAGTCTCGGTGGAACGCAGCCTCAAGCGCCTGGAAACGGACTATATCGACCTGGTGCTGGTGCACTCTGACGGCAATGATCTGGCGATCCTCAACGACAGCGAAGTCTACCCGACATTGGCCGCGCTCAAGCGTGAGGGCAAGATCGGCGGCTTCGGCTTCTCCGGCAAGACCGTCGAAGGCGGTCTCAGAGCCTTGGAGCAAGGCGACTGCGCGATGGTCACCTACAATCTGAACGAACGAAGCGAGAAAGCTGTCATTGACTACGCTGTCGAACACGGCAAGGCGATCCTGGTGAAAAAAGCCTTGGCCAGCGGTCACGCCTGCCTGAGCCCCGGGGTAGACCCGGTTCGCGCCAGCTTCGAACTGTTGTTTGAGCATCCCGGGGTTGCCAGTGCTATTGTCGGCACCATTAATCCGCTGCACCTCGCCCATAACGTCGCGACCGTAGCCAAGGTCCTGCGTAATAACTGA
- a CDS encoding PIG-L deacetylase family protein, which produces MSRKQQLLKRHRRNKRVGLLLAFVVLVLLGILVAWWLPLVLAVLAWVAHEAWFADHLFYSPRDDYQYSFPPFTQQPKVHLNNGHLRLDEGVILDDGATLILALRMKSTWLGRFIDPAVELSGGECPDRQTFERGVNGLRYLNLSEQGPALSRGELRLRGRFCRLQGEPTLWSFTSPQVQRQRVMVIAPHADDAELAAYGLYSQADEAWIVTLTAGEIEAEHYQQMGLDRAEAARLKGRLRAWDSIAVPRWAGVPEAHCVQLGYFCLQLAAMQAAPDQPQGSREADLSDTRLLRQMNPFSLPGDADGAPTWTNLLADLRELLLKARPEVIVLPHPTLDPHPDHLCAHHAVLQALEGLPWQPTTLLGYANHLHDNDRWPMGDAGAGIALPPYFDPGRPMHPVSLPLALPGQRDKAMALGMMHDLQPRAPFKRRLRRGLQRLLAGRAGSPYGENEFFRKAVRRHELFWRL; this is translated from the coding sequence ATAAGTCGAAAGCAGCAATTGCTCAAGCGTCACCGCCGCAACAAGCGCGTCGGGCTGTTGCTTGCGTTTGTCGTACTGGTCTTGCTCGGCATCCTGGTGGCCTGGTGGTTGCCGCTGGTGCTGGCGGTACTGGCCTGGGTCGCCCATGAAGCGTGGTTCGCCGACCACTTGTTTTATTCGCCTCGCGACGACTACCAATACAGCTTCCCGCCGTTCACCCAGCAACCCAAGGTGCACCTGAATAATGGGCACCTGCGGTTGGACGAAGGGGTGATCCTGGACGATGGCGCGACGCTGATCCTCGCGTTGCGAATGAAAAGTACCTGGCTGGGGCGCTTCATCGACCCGGCTGTCGAGTTGTCGGGCGGTGAATGTCCGGACCGGCAAACTTTCGAGCGCGGCGTCAACGGCCTGCGCTACCTCAACCTGAGCGAGCAGGGCCCGGCGCTGTCCCGGGGCGAGCTGCGCCTGCGCGGACGTTTTTGCCGCTTGCAGGGCGAGCCGACGCTATGGTCTTTCACCTCGCCGCAGGTCCAGCGTCAGCGGGTGATGGTCATCGCGCCCCACGCCGACGATGCGGAACTGGCCGCCTATGGGCTGTACAGCCAGGCGGATGAAGCCTGGATCGTGACTCTGACGGCGGGTGAAATCGAAGCCGAGCATTACCAGCAGATGGGCCTGGATCGTGCCGAAGCCGCGCGGCTCAAGGGCCGCTTGCGCGCCTGGGACAGCATCGCCGTGCCGCGCTGGGCCGGGGTTCCGGAGGCCCATTGTGTTCAGCTGGGTTACTTCTGCCTGCAACTGGCCGCGATGCAGGCCGCGCCCGACCAGCCCCAGGGCTCCCGGGAGGCGGACCTGAGCGATACCCGACTGTTGCGCCAGATGAACCCGTTTTCCCTGCCCGGCGATGCCGATGGCGCGCCGACCTGGACCAATCTGCTGGCCGATCTGCGGGAACTGCTGCTCAAGGCGCGTCCCGAGGTCATCGTGTTGCCGCACCCCACCCTCGACCCGCATCCCGACCATCTCTGCGCACACCATGCCGTCCTGCAGGCCCTCGAAGGCTTGCCATGGCAACCCACCACGCTGTTGGGCTACGCCAATCACCTGCACGACAACGACCGCTGGCCCATGGGCGATGCGGGTGCGGGCATTGCGTTGCCGCCGTACTTCGACCCGGGCCGGCCAATGCATCCCGTCAGCCTGCCGTTGGCACTGCCCGGCCAGCGCGACAAGGCCATGGCGTTGGGCATGATGCACGATCTGCAACCGCGAGCGCCGTTCAAGCGTCGCCTGCGCCGTGGTCTCCAACGTTTGCTGGCTGGGCGTGCCGGATCGCCTTATGGCGAGAACGAATTTTTTCGCAAGGCCGTGCGTCGCCATGAACTGTTCTGGCGGCTTTAA
- a CDS encoding glycosyltransferase, whose product MSIINVMWAGGSPFASVHKVHEQILSRMEPAMPVRTWLLQGSASACQVDVGPALEWNLTSSRLKGRHVWRLFKPLMHSRFRQALLDGDARVVLLDGAGVARTLLPVLKDMPQIRVVVIFHGATRLSRAGRDLLRGFPASRLILAAVSETLATSLQDDLDIPVTALRSAFDPVAFQTALLSREEARARLGLPCTQGRVFGAVGRLVDNKGFASLLEAFGRAAADHSDWRLVIVGEGPSREALQARIEQPDLLGKVSLTGHIEDAATLYRAFDWVLVPSRNEGLGLILQEAVLAGIPVLASDLAVFREQLGDTGWYAPVNAEGDWSAAIARAAQAPADAVAAAQYQALAPDKAWLSFSQTARQLISGSQ is encoded by the coding sequence ATGAGCATTATCAATGTCATGTGGGCGGGCGGTTCGCCGTTCGCTTCGGTACACAAGGTTCATGAACAGATTCTTTCGCGGATGGAGCCTGCGATGCCTGTCAGAACCTGGCTCTTGCAGGGCTCGGCGTCCGCCTGCCAGGTCGACGTAGGGCCGGCGCTCGAGTGGAATCTGACCTCTTCGCGACTCAAGGGCCGGCATGTCTGGCGCCTGTTCAAACCCCTCATGCACAGCCGTTTTCGCCAGGCGTTGCTCGACGGCGATGCTCGCGTGGTGTTGCTCGATGGCGCCGGTGTGGCCCGGACCTTATTGCCTGTTCTCAAGGACATGCCGCAGATCCGGGTGGTGGTGATTTTCCATGGCGCAACGCGGCTCAGTCGTGCGGGGCGTGATTTGCTGCGCGGGTTCCCGGCTTCACGCCTGATCCTTGCTGCGGTTTCCGAGACCCTGGCGACGTCGCTCCAGGATGACCTGGACATCCCGGTGACCGCGTTACGCAGTGCCTTCGATCCAGTGGCCTTCCAGACCGCGCTCTTGTCCCGTGAAGAGGCGCGAGCCCGATTGGGCTTGCCTTGTACGCAAGGGCGGGTATTTGGCGCAGTCGGGCGACTGGTGGACAACAAGGGGTTTGCCAGCCTGCTTGAGGCGTTTGGTCGGGCAGCGGCCGATCATTCCGATTGGCGTCTGGTGATTGTTGGTGAAGGGCCCAGTCGCGAGGCGCTACAAGCACGTATTGAACAGCCGGACCTGCTAGGCAAGGTCTCGCTGACAGGACATATCGAGGACGCGGCGACGCTTTACAGGGCGTTTGATTGGGTGCTGGTCCCGTCCAGGAATGAGGGCCTCGGGCTGATCCTTCAGGAGGCTGTGCTGGCTGGTATTCCGGTGCTGGCCAGCGATCTCGCGGTCTTTCGCGAACAATTGGGCGACACTGGTTGGTATGCGCCGGTCAACGCGGAAGGTGACTGGAGTGCGGCGATCGCAAGGGCGGCCCAGGCGCCGGCCGACGCAGTCGCTGCGGCGCAATACCAGGCACTGGCGCCTGATAAGGCCTGGCTGAGTTTCAGTCAGACCGCCCGCCAGCTGATTTCAGGCAGCCAATAA
- the hldE gene encoding bifunctional D-glycero-beta-D-manno-heptose-7-phosphate kinase/D-glycero-beta-D-manno-heptose 1-phosphate adenylyltransferase HldE, with protein sequence MKLSMPRFDQAPVLVVGDVMLDRYWHGGTSRISPEAPVPVVKVEHIEDRPGGAANVALNIAALGAPASLVGVTGDDEAADSLTNSLKGAGVRAIFQRIAHQPTIVKLRVMSRHQQLLRIDFEEPFATDPLALGAEVDNLLEGIKVLVLSDYGKGALKNHQVLIQAARARGIPVLADPKGKDFSIYRGASLITPNLSEFETIVGGCVDEHELVSKGAQLMADLDLGALLVTRGEHGMTLLRPDHPALHLPARAREVFDVTGAGDTVISTLAAAIAAGEELPHAVALANLAAGIVVGKLGTAAISAPELRRAIQREEGSERGVLGLEQLLLAVDDARAHNERIVFTNGCFDILHAGHVTYLEQARAQGDRLIVAVNDDASVSRLKGPGRPINSVDRRMAVLAGLGAVDWVISFSEGTPENLLRQVKPDVLVKGGDYGIDQVVGADIVTAYGGTVKVLGLVENSSTTAIVEKIRNN encoded by the coding sequence ATGAAGTTGTCCATGCCGCGATTCGATCAAGCCCCTGTATTGGTGGTCGGCGATGTCATGCTCGACCGCTACTGGCATGGCGGTACCTCCCGGATTTCCCCTGAGGCCCCGGTACCGGTGGTCAAGGTCGAGCACATCGAGGATCGCCCCGGTGGTGCCGCCAACGTTGCCCTGAACATCGCCGCCCTCGGCGCGCCGGCTTCCCTGGTGGGCGTGACCGGTGACGACGAAGCCGCCGACAGCCTGACCAACAGCCTCAAGGGCGCTGGCGTGCGGGCGATTTTCCAGCGCATTGCGCACCAGCCGACCATCGTCAAGCTGCGGGTCATGAGTCGCCACCAGCAACTGCTGCGCATCGACTTCGAAGAACCGTTCGCCACCGATCCCCTGGCTCTTGGCGCCGAAGTCGACAACCTGCTCGAAGGCATCAAGGTGCTGGTGCTGTCGGACTACGGCAAAGGCGCGTTGAAAAACCACCAGGTGTTGATCCAGGCCGCCCGTGCCCGTGGCATTCCTGTGTTGGCCGATCCCAAGGGCAAGGATTTTTCCATCTACCGTGGCGCCAGCCTGATCACGCCGAACCTCAGCGAGTTCGAAACCATCGTCGGCGGTTGCGTCGATGAGCATGAACTGGTGAGCAAAGGCGCCCAGTTGATGGCAGACCTCGACCTCGGTGCCCTGCTGGTGACCCGTGGCGAACATGGCATGACCTTGCTGCGCCCCGATCACCCTGCGTTGCACCTGCCGGCCCGTGCCCGTGAAGTGTTCGACGTGACAGGCGCCGGCGACACGGTGATTTCCACGCTGGCCGCCGCTATTGCCGCTGGCGAGGAACTGCCTCATGCCGTGGCCCTGGCGAACCTGGCGGCGGGCATCGTCGTTGGTAAGCTCGGTACGGCGGCCATCAGTGCCCCGGAACTGCGGCGCGCCATCCAGCGCGAAGAAGGTTCCGAGCGGGGCGTGCTGGGCCTGGAGCAGTTGCTGCTGGCCGTTGACGATGCCCGTGCCCACAACGAACGAATCGTCTTTACCAACGGTTGCTTCGACATCCTCCACGCCGGCCACGTGACTTACCTGGAGCAGGCTCGCGCCCAGGGGGATCGCTTGATCGTTGCGGTCAATGACGATGCCTCCGTAAGCCGTCTCAAGGGGCCGGGTCGTCCGATCAACAGCGTTGACCGGCGCATGGCAGTCCTCGCCGGCCTTGGCGCGGTGGATTGGGTGATCAGCTTCAGCGAGGGCACGCCGGAAAACCTGCTGCGCCAGGTCAAGCCGGATGTGCTGGTCAAGGGCGGCGACTATGGCATCGACCAAGTCGTTGGAGCGGACATCGTCACGGCCTACGGCGGCACGGTGAAAGTGCTGGGGCTGGTGGAAAACAGCTCGACGACGGCGATTGTGGAGAAGATCCGCAATAACTGA
- a CDS encoding glycosyltransferase family protein, which translates to MKVLFLVQKEQRAILDRLYEGVAAHCECDLRWLDSQEQRNLRGYFRRHVDVSRYDRIVFFLRFKQEIRQVGFIRTIPNLVILEHDAYQNYIPCKYTGKFSAHYRRLPWVRVISSGFMVTERLRGEGFDAVFVPKGYDQSLLQDQGRERDIELAFVGSTNSVAYSGRKALLDELGRVEPLVVTRTKSGEEYCDTLNRIRFFVSADVGMGEFMIKNFEAMACGCVLLAFDQGADEAHALGLQDMHNVVLYRDIAQLQEKLSRLRADPELARSVARNGQELALAQFSFARIGQKIVQALEPPLRPRAPLSLLETLRLKLGV; encoded by the coding sequence ATGAAAGTTCTATTTCTGGTGCAGAAAGAGCAGCGGGCCATCCTGGACCGACTCTACGAAGGTGTGGCTGCTCACTGCGAATGCGACCTGCGTTGGCTCGACAGCCAGGAGCAACGCAACCTGCGTGGCTATTTTCGGCGGCACGTGGATGTATCGCGCTACGACCGGATCGTATTTTTCCTGCGCTTCAAGCAGGAGATCCGCCAGGTCGGTTTCATCCGCACGATCCCCAACCTGGTGATCCTAGAGCACGACGCCTACCAGAACTACATCCCGTGCAAATACACCGGCAAGTTCAGCGCGCACTATCGTCGCCTGCCGTGGGTGCGTGTCATCAGCTCCGGCTTCATGGTGACTGAACGCCTGCGCGGCGAAGGTTTCGATGCGGTATTCGTGCCCAAGGGCTACGATCAGTCGCTATTGCAGGATCAGGGGCGTGAGCGCGATATCGAACTGGCCTTCGTCGGCAGCACCAACAGTGTCGCCTACAGTGGCCGCAAGGCGCTGCTCGATGAGCTGGGTCGCGTTGAGCCGCTGGTCGTCACCCGGACCAAGTCCGGCGAAGAATATTGCGATACGCTCAACCGTATTCGCTTTTTCGTCAGTGCCGATGTCGGTATGGGCGAGTTCATGATCAAGAATTTCGAAGCCATGGCCTGTGGCTGTGTGCTGCTGGCGTTCGATCAAGGTGCCGATGAGGCACATGCGCTGGGTTTGCAGGACATGCATAACGTGGTGCTGTACCGCGACATCGCGCAACTTCAGGAAAAACTGTCCAGGCTGCGCGCCGACCCCGAGCTGGCGCGCAGCGTGGCCCGCAACGGCCAGGAGCTGGCGCTGGCGCAGTTCAGCTTCGCGCGCATCGGTCAGAAAATCGTTCAAGCGCTGGAACCGCCGTTACGGCCTCGGGCACCGTTGAGTCTTCTGGAAACATTGCGCCTGAAGCTAGGCGTTTGA
- the cysC gene encoding adenylyl-sulfate kinase gives MNETTGIAMQQAQVRPYALAVTPQDRAAIKAQRPRCIWLTGLSGAGKSTLANALEARLNRQGLHTSLLDGDNLRQGLCRGLGMDAEARKENIRRIAEVARLMVDAGLIVIVAAISPFRADREAARQLFPADTFIEVYISTPFEVCAQRDPKGLYREARAGRIKNFTGLDSPYEAPLAPDCQIDTSEVELAQACERLLALLQD, from the coding sequence ATGAACGAAACGACAGGGATAGCGATGCAACAGGCACAGGTTCGCCCTTATGCGCTGGCGGTCACGCCACAGGATCGGGCCGCCATCAAGGCCCAGCGGCCACGCTGCATCTGGCTGACCGGGTTGTCGGGGGCTGGCAAGTCGACGCTGGCCAACGCCTTGGAAGCGCGGCTCAATCGGCAAGGGCTGCATACGTCGCTGCTCGATGGCGACAACCTGCGCCAGGGGCTGTGCCGGGGCCTGGGCATGGATGCCGAGGCCCGCAAGGAGAACATTCGGCGCATCGCCGAGGTGGCGCGGCTGATGGTCGATGCCGGCCTGATCGTCATCGTCGCCGCCATTTCGCCGTTTCGCGCCGACCGGGAGGCGGCCCGCCAGTTGTTTCCTGCAGATACCTTTATCGAGGTATACATCAGCACACCTTTTGAAGTCTGCGCGCAGCGTGACCCAAAGGGGTTGTATCGCGAAGCCCGTGCCGGGCGGATCAAGAATTTCACCGGCCTGGACAGCCCCTACGAAGCGCCACTTGCGCCGGATTGCCAGATTGACACCAGCGAGGTGGAACTGGCCCAGGCCTGTGAGCGCCTGCTGGCGCTGCTGCAGGATTGA
- a CDS encoding antimicrobial resistance protein Mig-14, whose amino-acid sequence MLNRFQGWRERGWSTIDASMYAQAWQRYGGSVATHPQVIERLAALAGIPVRYLAFEQDGELKAAIATWGRDLALSKDVLKRNGKKGLFDLGNAELILPAAPDAQAPLRHRARYLSALNEGRFSGMKLQQEQLAMARTPEELSKKFRYNQRRELRLLEEAGGVVRPVDEFSSTELAAIYCDLFLRRWGFAATGAERMAEVIELLREWLIGSVIFLNDAPIAIQLVYRVEAPEWISVEYINGGVDPQTREFSPGSVLSFLNTQSAWEHARAAGKPLRFSFGRADREYKDRWCNPVPVFTV is encoded by the coding sequence ATGCTCAACCGATTCCAAGGCTGGCGCGAGCGCGGCTGGTCAACCATAGACGCGTCGATGTATGCCCAGGCCTGGCAGCGCTATGGCGGCAGTGTGGCCACCCATCCGCAGGTGATCGAACGTCTGGCGGCCCTGGCCGGGATTCCCGTGCGCTACCTGGCGTTCGAACAAGATGGTGAGCTCAAGGCAGCCATTGCGACCTGGGGTCGTGACCTCGCGTTATCCAAGGACGTGCTCAAGCGCAACGGCAAAAAGGGCCTGTTCGACTTGGGGAACGCCGAGTTGATTCTACCGGCGGCTCCCGACGCCCAGGCGCCGTTGCGCCACCGCGCACGTTACCTGTCGGCCCTCAACGAAGGGCGCTTCAGTGGCATGAAGTTGCAGCAGGAGCAACTGGCCATGGCCCGTACCCCGGAAGAATTGTCGAAGAAGTTTCGCTACAACCAGCGTCGTGAGCTGCGCTTGCTGGAAGAAGCGGGCGGTGTGGTACGGCCGGTCGACGAGTTCTCCAGTACGGAGCTGGCTGCGATTTACTGCGACCTCTTCCTGCGTCGCTGGGGCTTTGCGGCCACCGGAGCCGAGCGCATGGCCGAAGTAATCGAGCTGTTGCGCGAATGGCTGATCGGTTCGGTGATCTTCCTCAACGATGCGCCGATCGCCATTCAATTGGTGTACCGCGTCGAAGCGCCGGAATGGATCAGCGTCGAGTACATCAACGGCGGCGTCGACCCGCAGACCCGAGAGTTCAGCCCCGGCAGCGTGTTGAGCTTCCTCAACACCCAGAGCGCCTGGGAACATGCCCGTGCCGCCGGCAAGCCGTTGCGTTTTTCATTCGGTCGGGCGGACCGGGAGTACAAGGACCGTTGGTGCAACCCCGTGCCGGTGTTTACCGTATGA
- the msbA gene encoding lipid A export permease/ATP-binding protein MsbA — MSDAPPKAEQDSSLKIYFRLLGYVKPYAGIFLLSIVGFVIFASTQPMLAGILKYFVDGLSNPDAVLFPNVPYLKDLKLLMAVPLLIILIAAWQGLGSFLGNYYLARVSLGLVHDLRVELFKKLLVLPNRYFDTHNSGHLISRITFNVTMVTGAATDAIKVVIREGLTVVFLFAYLVWMNWKLTLVMLAILPLIAVMVSSTSKKFRKQSKKIQVAMGDVTHVASETIQGYRVVRSFGGEAYEEQRFASASQGNTDKQLRMTRTGAVYTPMLQLVIYTAMAALMFLVLFLRGDATAGDLVAYITAAGLLPKPIRQLSEVSSTIQKGVAGAESIFEQLDVEPEVDKGTVEQERVSGRLDVRNLSFTYPGADREVLKDISFTAAPGQMIALVGRSGSGKSTLASLIPRFYHHEVGQILLDDVEIEDYRLRNLRRHVAQVTQHVTLFNDTVANNIAYGDLAGAPRADIEKAAQDAYAMDFIAQLPNGLDTEVGENGVLLSGGQRQRLAIARALLKNAPLLILDEATSALDTESERHIQAALDQVMKGRTTLVIAHRLSTIEKADMILVMDQGRIVERGTHGELLAQNGYYARLHAMGLDAPAQNIA; from the coding sequence ATGAGTGACGCACCGCCAAAAGCGGAACAGGATTCCAGCCTGAAGATCTATTTTCGCTTGCTGGGATACGTCAAACCCTACGCGGGCATTTTCCTGCTGAGTATCGTGGGTTTCGTGATATTTGCTTCCACCCAGCCCATGCTGGCCGGGATCCTCAAATATTTTGTCGATGGCTTGAGCAACCCTGATGCGGTGCTCTTTCCCAATGTGCCATACCTCAAGGACCTGAAACTGCTGATGGCGGTGCCGCTGCTGATCATCCTGATCGCTGCCTGGCAGGGCCTGGGCTCATTCCTGGGCAACTATTACCTGGCCAGGGTTTCCCTGGGGTTGGTGCATGACCTGCGGGTCGAGTTGTTCAAGAAGTTGCTGGTGCTGCCCAACCGCTATTTCGACACCCACAATTCCGGGCACCTGATTTCCCGAATCACCTTCAACGTGACCATGGTCACCGGCGCGGCTACCGATGCGATCAAGGTGGTGATACGCGAAGGGCTTACCGTGGTGTTCCTCTTCGCCTACCTGGTGTGGATGAACTGGAAGCTGACTCTGGTCATGCTGGCGATCCTGCCGCTGATTGCGGTCATGGTCAGCAGCACCAGCAAGAAATTTCGCAAGCAAAGCAAGAAAATCCAGGTGGCCATGGGCGACGTGACACACGTCGCCTCCGAAACCATCCAGGGCTACCGCGTGGTGCGCAGCTTCGGCGGCGAGGCCTACGAGGAGCAGCGCTTTGCCAGCGCCAGCCAGGGCAATACCGATAAGCAATTGCGCATGACTCGCACCGGTGCGGTCTATACGCCCATGCTGCAACTGGTGATCTACACCGCCATGGCGGCCCTGATGTTCCTGGTGCTGTTCCTGCGCGGCGACGCGACCGCCGGTGACTTGGTGGCCTACATCACTGCGGCGGGCTTGCTGCCCAAGCCGATTCGCCAGCTCTCGGAAGTCAGTTCCACCATCCAGAAAGGCGTGGCCGGTGCCGAAAGCATCTTCGAGCAATTGGATGTCGAGCCTGAAGTCGACAAGGGCACCGTCGAGCAGGAACGCGTCAGCGGCCGTCTTGACGTGCGTAACCTGAGCTTTACCTACCCCGGCGCTGACCGCGAGGTGCTCAAGGACATCAGTTTCACGGCGGCACCCGGGCAGATGATCGCGTTGGTGGGGCGTTCGGGCAGCGGCAAGTCGACCCTGGCGAGTCTCATCCCGCGTTTCTATCACCATGAGGTCGGCCAGATACTGCTCGACGACGTGGAAATCGAAGACTACCGGCTGCGCAACCTGCGTCGTCATGTGGCCCAAGTCACCCAGCACGTCACGCTGTTCAATGACACAGTGGCCAACAACATCGCCTACGGTGATCTGGCCGGCGCGCCACGGGCCGACATCGAAAAGGCTGCCCAGGATGCCTACGCGATGGATTTCATTGCGCAGTTGCCCAACGGCCTGGACACCGAAGTGGGCGAAAACGGCGTGCTGCTGTCCGGCGGCCAGCGTCAGCGCCTGGCGATTGCCAGGGCACTGTTGAAAAACGCACCGTTACTGATCCTTGACGAGGCGACCTCGGCGCTGGATACCGAGTCCGAACGGCACATCCAGGCGGCACTGGACCAGGTCATGAAGGGCCGCACTACCTTGGTCATCGCCCACCGGCTGTCGACCATTGAAAAGGCCGACATGATCCTGGTGATGGACCAGGGCCGTATCGTCGAACGGGGCACCCATGGCGAGCTCCTGGCGCAGAATGGCTACTATGCGCGTCTGCACGCCATGGGCCTGGACGCTCCCGCTCAGAATATCGCCTGA